In the Euphorbia lathyris chromosome 5, ddEupLath1.1, whole genome shotgun sequence genome, one interval contains:
- the LOC136230126 gene encoding glucan endo-1,3-beta-glucosidase 3, whose product MLKLVFNLFLFCLLLGLTNAGQETFEIHTLYEAAAPETLLTMSQSGHPLAVSVSNEDIVRVSSSVIKAETWLRTQVLSHFPALQITTIVVGNTIFCQNGNKNHNLAMVLPSVKNIYHSLTRWGLEKDIKVSAAFSSHCFHPNSPLFRDDDIVEKVTEPLLLFLHSINSTYSRNLTPLSDEMVKLESSHIELLKKFGSFLPNKVNVIITNPKQHNRKLIDIPIDPFPETSQPPLHSSIGFSVPSSIAKSPHPQVPPNSASPPSISLPFAPGEPPSTSPFSYLPPCNPADTPAPAAAGGGDVEELWCVAKPSVPAETLQEALDYACGEGGADCAEITTPHGNCFYPDSVFAHSSYAFNSYYQKHKRIGGTCSFGGTAMLITGDPSYLNCRFHLS is encoded by the exons ATGTTGAAGCTAGTCTTCAACCTCTTCCTTTTCTGCCTTCTTCTGGGTCTTACTA ATGCAGGTCAAGAAACTTTTGAAATCCATACCCTCTATGAAGCAGCAGCTCCGGAGACTCTTCTCACAATGTCTCAATCAGGCCACCCCTTAGCTGTTTCTGTGAGTAATGAAGACATTGTTAGGGTTTCTTCTAGTGTTATAAAGGCTGAAACTTGGCTCAGAACTCAAGTGTTATCCCACTTTCCTGCTCTTCAAATCACCACTATTGTTGTGGGTAACACTATTTTCTGCCAAAATGGTAATAAAAATCATAACTTGGCTATGGTTTTACCATCTGTTAAGAACATTTATCACTCCCTTACTAGGTGGGGTTTGGAGAAAGATATCAAAGTTTCTGCTGCTTTTTCATCTCATTGTTTTCATCCAAACTCCCCCCTTTTTAGAGATGATGATATAGTAGAGAAAGTTACTGAACCATTGCTGCTGTTTCTTCATAGTATTAACTCTACATACTCTAGAAATCTCACTCCTTTATCTGATGAAATGGTGAAATTAGAGTCTTCTCATATAGAATTACTGAAAAAGTTTGGGTCTTTTTTGCCTAATAAGGTCAATGTGATAATTACAAACCCAAAACAGCACAATAGGAAACTCATAGACATACCAATTGACCCATTTCCAGAAACATCACAGCCACCGCTCCATTCCTCAATTGGGTTCTCAGTTCCTTCAAGTATAGCCAAAAGCCCTCATCCCCAAGTACCCCCCAATTCAGCTTCTCCACCATCAATTTCACTCCCCTTTGCACCAGGAGAACCTCCTTCAACATCCCCATTCAGTTACTTACCTCCTTGTAATCCAGCAGACACACCAGCACcagcagcagcaggaggaggaGATGTGGAGGAGCTTTGGTGTGTGGCTAAGCCAAGTGTGCCTGCTGAGACATTGCAAGAGGCACTAGATTATGCCTGTGGGGAGGGTGGTGCTGATTGTGCTGAGATAACTACACCTCATGGAAATTGTTTCTATCCTGATTCTGTTTTTGCTCATTCTTCTTATGCTTTTAATAGCTATTATCAGAAACATAAGAGAATTGGAGGAACCTGTAGCTTTGGTGGGACTGCTATGCTTATTACTGGTGACCCAA GTTACCTCAATTGCCGGTTTCATCTGAGCTAG